In Glycine max cultivar Williams 82 chromosome 15, Glycine_max_v4.0, whole genome shotgun sequence, the DNA window GTGTTGatccaaaaaagagaaagacatCATCTGTAGAAAATGCCTTTAATTTGCAAGCTAGAGAGACACTTAATCATGAAATTGCTAGGATGTTTTACTCTTCGGGGCGGCCTTTTCATTTAGCAAGAAATCCTCATATAGGAAGGCATTTGCCTATGCTGCCAACAATCAGAACAGTGGTTACCAACCTCTaggttataataaattaaggacAACATTACTTCAAAACGAGAGAAGACATGTGGAGAATTTAttacaaccaattaaaaatgcaTGGAACCAGAAGGGTGTGAGCATTGTTAGTGATGGATGGAGTGACCCGCAAAGAAGATCTCTTATTAATTTCATGGCTGTCACGGAGAGTGGACCTATGTTTTTAAAGGCCATTGATTGTTCAAATGAGATCAAAGACAAAGATTTCATTGTCAAACATATGAGGGAGGTAATTATGGAGGTTGGGCACTCAAATGTTGTGCAAATAGTGACGGATAATGCAGCCATTTGTAAAGCAACAGGTTTAATAATTGAGGCTGAGTTTCCTTCCATCTATTGGACTCCATGTGTTGTCCATACATTAAATCTTGCTTTAAAGAACATATGTGCAGCCAAGaatacagaaaaaaataatgttgcttGTGAAGAATGTTCTTGGATCTCTCAAATTACGGATGATGCAATGTTTGTGAAAAACTTTGTCATGAGTCACTCTATGAGACtatcaattttcaattcattGAAATTGCTATCCATTGCTCCAACAAGATTTGCCTCCACTATTGTAATGCTCAAGCGATTCAAGCAATTGAAGAAAGGACTCCAAGAGATGGTCATTAGTGACCAATGGTCTTCTTATAAGGAAGATGATGTTGCAAAGGCTAAATTTGTGAAAGATACTTTGTTGGATGATAAATGGTGGGATAATGTTGattatattctttctttcactaGCCCTATCTATGATGTTCTTAGAAGAACGGATACAGAAGCTTCATCTCTCCATCTAGTGTATGAGATGTGGGATTCAATGATTGAAAAGGTGAAGAATGTCATATATCAATATGAGAGAAAGGAGGAGAGTGAAGGATCAACCTTTTATGAGGTAGTGCACTCCATATTAATTGATCGTTGGACTAAGAGTAGCACTCCTCTCCATTGTTTAGCTCATTCTTTAAATCCTAGGTAATAGACTCTATACTTTtttacttacattttttttagaattacataaattttaatcatgtatatatttctttttaattgtagATATTATAGTCATGAATGGTTAAGTGAAGATTCTAATCGAGTTCCTCCACATCAAGACATGGAACTCACTCGTGAAAGATTAAAATGCTTCAAGAGGttctttcttgatgtggatgtaagGAGGAAAGTGAATATTGAGTTTGCCAACTTCTCgaatggaagagaaggttttgatgatcttgattctttaaaTGATAGAGGTCAAATGGATCCAAAAGCTTGGTGGCTAGTTCATGGCATTAATTCTCCAATACTTCAAAAAGATTGCCCTTAAGCTACTTGCGCAACCTTGTTCATCTTCTTGTTGTGAAAGGAATTGGAGTACATATTCATTTATCCATTctttaaagagaaacaagatgGCACCACATAGAGCTGAAGATTTAGTATTTGTTCATAGCAACCTACGACTTCTCTCAAGGAATACTCCACAATATCATCAAGAGGAAACTAAAATGTGAGATGTAACTGGAGATGATTTTGGGTCACTTGATGATTGTGGTATTCTTGAAATTGCTAGTTTGTCTTTAGATGAACCAGAGTTAGAGGGTGTCTTTTTCATTGATGATTGCTAGTTTGTGAAATTCGTGAAGACTTGAAGTTGTTAATTCATCATCTtgctttatatttcttttttgtaaaaaaataaagcgTACAAATTGTATAATGAGGTCTCTTAGTATTTTTTGTGACTCATTATCATAGGAAAATTTCTTTTGAGATGATgatgaatatataaatcttgattttcaatttagatCTTTTATGCATATcgctcatatttaattttatgtaattttattttatattatattatatatatatatatatacacacacacacatgtctGTGTCCTACATTTTCAACATTACAAGTGTCCACGTGTCCGTGTCTGTGTTAGTGTCGTATCCGGTGTCCATATTGATGTTGGTGCTTCATAGCACTAAACATTACCACTGAACATATTTATAGGCAATTGCTTTCccgacattttttttttctttgacggATGAGCCTTGCAATTggtcccccttttttttactatgtAAGCAGTGTTACGAAGGTAGTGCCCAACACCAAATCATGCCTTTAGAGGATAGGAACAGTAATAAGAAGCTACAAATAGCAAGGCCCAATAGAAAAATTAAGACTATGTGCTGAATGTGGAACCAAGGTCATGCAAGCAGGCACAGGCACGTGAACAAGGAATAGCACAGTACTATAGGTTAATATAGAGTCTTCTAGAAGATGTTAGTAGAATAAAGGGATATTATTGTTAGGAGGGATATTATTGTTAGGATATTTTGATTACGCAtattttccgttttctgc includes these proteins:
- the LOC102660786 gene encoding uncharacterized protein, whose product is MAVTESGPMFLKAIDCSNEIKDKDFIVKHMREVIMEVGHSNVVQIVTDNAAICKATGLIIEAEFPSIYWTPCVVHTLNLALKNICAAKNTEKNNVACEECSWISQITDDAMFVKNFVMSHSMRLSIFNSLKLLSIAPTRFASTIVMLKRFKQLKKGLQEMVISDQWSSYKEDDVAKAKFVKDTLLDDKWWDNVDYILSFTSPIYDVLRRTDTEASSLHLVYEMWDSMIEKVKNVIYQYERKEESEGSTFYEVVHSILIDRWTKSSTPLHCLAHSLNPRYYSHEWLSEDSNRVPPHQDMELTRERLKCFKRFFLDVDVRRKVNIEFANFSNGREGFDDLDSLNDRGQMDPKAWWLVHGINSPILQKDCP